A region of Allocoleopsis franciscana PCC 7113 DNA encodes the following proteins:
- a CDS encoding response regulator, which yields MSKVLLVEDNPAQSELMESYLREGGHTVIRLNNAKEALNKAIEHKPDVIVTDVVMPGMSGFELCRRIKNNPLTTKIPIVICSSKDQEIDRLWGMKQGADAYLTKPFSREQLVRAVNLAVV from the coding sequence ATGAGTAAAGTATTGCTAGTTGAAGATAATCCCGCTCAGTCGGAGTTGATGGAGAGTTACCTGCGAGAGGGGGGACACACGGTCATTCGTCTCAACAATGCTAAAGAAGCCCTGAATAAGGCGATTGAACATAAACCCGATGTGATTGTTACCGATGTGGTGATGCCCGGAATGAGCGGTTTTGAGTTATGTCGCCGCATCAAAAATAACCCATTGACCACCAAAATTCCTATTGTAATTTGTTCTTCCAAAGACCAAGAAATCGACCGTTTGTGGGGCATGAAGCAAGGAGCCGATGCCTACTTAACGAAGCCTTTCTCTAGAGAGCAGCTTGTTCGTGCTGTCAACTTAGCTGTAGTTTGA
- a CDS encoding colicin transporter: MNPTERKTENKTEFPGTSSGVIRLKPQQFIHILDNNTGVTRLEVGPQTITLRDHERLILKPEPMIVVPPRYYCIVENPVLRDESGQPIADEHGQIKLCYGDREIRFAQEPFPLYPDEELIGEITQLQVVERNQALRLKAIRDFTHTLTPPDLGSDGQTQTQTINRLAGDEWLFEGPGTYIPRVEVEVVETVTTRVIKPNQALRLLARQNCIDRQGNRRRAGEEWLVREEGAYLPGVDEEIVGIINAYVLTERKALHLRAKRTFQDIFSRQRKAGDEWLVTFEDTEIHIPDVYEQVVGEVEITTLSDREWCIVVNPIDASGKPQLGMREVRQGRTSFFLHPGEFLENGIQKVYVLGEQEALLLRAREAFNEGDGEQLIEHHPGDLWMITGPIDYIPRVEVEVVERRKAIPLDKNEGIYVRDIQTGELKLVSGPMAYMLSPYEELWEKQLSPIVEELITQKNDPLANRHRHLTGGNESNQTPGINPSISERDKTRAVVFHVPQNAAVQIHDYKDRTARTVFGPDLVMLGPDEAFTVLSLSGSKPKRPNVIKSLALLLGPDFMTDIFTVETSDHARLQIQLSYNWYFDVDRHDEQAAIKMFQVPDFVGDACKAIASRVRGAVAGEKFDEFHRNSARIIRQAVFGIDEEGRIRDEFRIRTNNLVITNIDIQSVEPVDERTLESLQKSVQIAIQITTDAQEAAARQDAERIEQAAKARLERQVIVDRGAAEAERKKLLELQAENAAIEATGQATAEARAKAQAARIQGEITVNSAQQEAEATRIRDEAKLAQLRARQEAELTHQQALSALEIEKATAMSQINSAEFRQRIEAMGSETIKAIAQAGPEMQARLLEALGIQSVLITDGRNPINLFSTANGLISPLTSGLPSDSQRLPTMED, translated from the coding sequence ATGAATCCAACTGAGCGTAAAACTGAAAATAAAACAGAATTTCCAGGGACTTCTAGTGGTGTGATTCGCCTCAAACCCCAACAATTTATTCACATTCTCGACAACAACACAGGTGTCACTCGGCTGGAGGTTGGCCCTCAAACCATTACTTTGCGTGACCATGAACGGCTGATTTTAAAACCAGAACCGATGATTGTGGTGCCGCCTCGGTATTATTGTATCGTTGAGAATCCGGTGCTTCGGGATGAGTCAGGTCAACCGATCGCAGATGAGCATGGTCAGATTAAACTGTGCTATGGCGATCGCGAAATTCGCTTTGCTCAAGAGCCTTTTCCCCTCTATCCAGACGAAGAACTAATCGGAGAGATTACCCAACTCCAAGTCGTTGAAAGAAATCAAGCTTTACGTCTCAAGGCGATCCGAGATTTCACCCATACCCTCACCCCCCCTGATCTAGGGAGTGATGGACAAACCCAGACTCAAACCATTAACCGTTTAGCTGGGGATGAGTGGTTATTTGAAGGGCCAGGAACTTATATTCCCCGTGTGGAAGTAGAAGTCGTAGAGACGGTTACCACGAGGGTGATTAAACCCAACCAAGCCTTACGGCTACTGGCACGTCAAAATTGTATTGATCGCCAAGGCAATAGACGCCGAGCGGGTGAAGAATGGTTGGTGAGGGAAGAAGGAGCCTATTTACCTGGGGTTGATGAAGAAATTGTTGGCATTATTAATGCTTACGTATTAACCGAACGCAAAGCCTTGCATCTTCGAGCCAAACGCACATTTCAGGATATTTTTAGTCGGCAACGTAAAGCCGGAGATGAATGGTTAGTCACATTTGAAGATACAGAGATACACATTCCGGATGTTTATGAACAGGTAGTGGGAGAAGTCGAAATTACCACCTTGAGCGATCGCGAATGGTGTATTGTGGTTAATCCCATCGATGCATCCGGCAAACCTCAACTCGGAATGCGAGAAGTTCGTCAGGGGAGAACCTCATTTTTCTTGCATCCGGGTGAGTTTCTGGAAAATGGCATTCAAAAGGTCTATGTTTTGGGTGAGCAGGAAGCCCTTTTACTGCGAGCCAGAGAAGCGTTCAACGAAGGTGATGGTGAGCAGCTCATCGAGCATCACCCAGGCGACTTGTGGATGATTACAGGGCCAATAGATTATATTCCTCGTGTGGAAGTGGAAGTGGTTGAGAGACGTAAAGCCATTCCTTTAGATAAGAATGAAGGAATTTATGTGCGGGACATTCAAACAGGGGAACTCAAATTAGTGAGTGGCCCAATGGCTTATATGCTTAGTCCCTATGAAGAACTTTGGGAAAAACAACTTTCACCGATAGTTGAGGAACTGATCACGCAAAAAAACGACCCCTTGGCGAATCGACATCGCCATCTGACTGGGGGCAATGAGTCCAATCAAACACCAGGAATTAATCCATCTATCTCTGAACGAGATAAAACCAGAGCGGTTGTTTTTCATGTTCCTCAAAATGCCGCCGTGCAAATTCATGACTATAAAGATCGCACAGCACGAACCGTATTTGGTCCGGACTTGGTAATGCTTGGGCCAGATGAAGCGTTTACGGTGTTGAGTTTATCAGGGAGCAAACCGAAGCGACCCAATGTGATTAAATCTCTAGCCTTATTATTAGGCCCGGACTTTATGACGGATATCTTCACGGTGGAGACTTCCGATCATGCCAGACTTCAAATTCAACTGTCGTATAACTGGTACTTTGATGTAGATCGGCACGATGAACAAGCGGCGATCAAGATGTTTCAAGTACCTGATTTTGTCGGGGATGCTTGTAAGGCGATCGCCTCTCGTGTGCGGGGTGCTGTAGCGGGTGAAAAATTTGATGAATTTCATCGCAACTCGGCTCGGATTATTCGTCAAGCGGTGTTTGGGATAGATGAAGAAGGTCGGATTCGAGATGAATTCCGAATTAGAACGAATAATCTGGTGATTACCAACATTGACATTCAATCGGTGGAGCCAGTTGATGAACGCACGTTAGAAAGTTTACAAAAGTCGGTACAAATTGCCATTCAAATTACCACAGATGCTCAAGAAGCTGCCGCACGGCAGGATGCAGAACGCATTGAGCAAGCCGCAAAAGCCAGACTGGAGAGGCAAGTCATTGTTGATCGGGGTGCGGCAGAAGCTGAGCGTAAAAAATTGCTAGAATTGCAAGCTGAAAACGCGGCGATCGAGGCAACCGGTCAAGCGACAGCAGAAGCCAGGGCAAAGGCTCAAGCGGCTCGAATTCAAGGCGAAATCACGGTAAATTCAGCCCAGCAAGAAGCAGAGGCGACTCGAATTCGGGATGAAGCCAAGTTAGCCCAACTTAGAGCACGTCAAGAAGCGGAATTAACGCATCAACAAGCACTCAGTGCCTTAGAAATAGAAAAAGCAACAGCGATGTCCCAAATTAACAGTGCTGAATTTCGGCAAAGAATTGAAGCGATGGGTTCAGAAACGATTAAAGCGATTGCTCAAGCGGGTCCGGAAATGCAAGCTAGACTTTTAGAAGCGCTGGGTATTCAAAGCGTTTTAATTACTGATGGGAGAAATCCGATCAACCTCTTCAGTACAGCCAATGGTTTAATTAGTCCTCTGACTTCTGGATTACCGTCTGATTCACAAAGACTGCCAACAATGGAGGATTAA